The Hymenobacter oligotrophus genome has a window encoding:
- a CDS encoding RelA/SpoT family protein, producing MATLIDPEVERQEILRHYRRLLRTAKPYLKEGDAKLIKKAFNTSLEAHKDMRRKSGEPYILHPLAVAQIVVEEIGLGTTSIVAALLHDVVEDTTWEISDVEREFGSKVARIVDGLTKISGVFDYGTSEQAENFRKMLLTLSEDVRVILIKIADRLHNMRTLDSMPRHKQLKIASETIYLYAPLAHRLGLYAIKSELEDLHLKYTDTETFRELTQKVRQSRGARNRFIKEFVTPLEEELREQGFDFEVKGRPKSIYSILRKMRKQNIPFEEVYDLFAIRVILNVPPEQEKAACWRVYSIVTDFYQPNPDRLRDWVSTPKANGYESLHTTVMSQTGQWVEVQIRSRRMDDIAEKGYAAHWKYKDTGAVQPESSLEAWISKVREMLETNNSNALEFMDEFRQNLFVKEVYVFTPKGKLIILPDGATALDFAFEIHTHIGLQCLGAKVNQKLEPLSYRLRNGDQVEILTSQKQRPTEEWLGYVTTSKARSRIREFLRDDKRTKAEDGKFLVEKRLELLGVEQNPDNLNRLLAHFNVHNLHEFYYRLAIGQIDGREIKESLFDPATPAPRLPSMLEPKAFDQEVQKLRGVRPDMLLIGEKTDTIRYTIATCCNPIPGDDVFGFETDQSIEIHRTSCPKATSLMSSFGNRIVRAKWTDQLELAFLAGIRIKGSDRVGLVNDVTKIISNSLKVNMRSITIDSDDGMFEGQIMVFVNDTAHLEKLIQRLSRVRGVLSVERFGS from the coding sequence ATGGCAACTCTTATAGATCCTGAGGTAGAACGGCAGGAAATTCTCCGCCACTACCGCCGCCTGCTTCGCACGGCCAAGCCTTACCTGAAAGAAGGCGACGCCAAGCTGATTAAAAAGGCCTTCAATACCTCGCTGGAGGCCCACAAGGACATGCGCCGCAAGTCCGGCGAGCCGTACATTCTGCACCCGTTGGCCGTAGCCCAGATTGTGGTGGAGGAAATAGGCCTGGGTACCACCAGCATTGTGGCGGCGCTGCTGCACGATGTGGTGGAGGACACCACCTGGGAGATTTCCGATGTGGAGCGCGAGTTCGGCAGCAAGGTGGCGCGCATTGTCGATGGGCTTACCAAAATCTCGGGCGTGTTCGACTACGGCACCTCCGAGCAGGCCGAGAATTTCCGCAAGATGCTGCTGACGCTGTCGGAAGACGTGCGCGTTATCCTCATCAAAATTGCCGACCGCCTGCACAACATGCGGACGCTCGACTCGATGCCGCGCCACAAGCAGCTCAAAATCGCGTCGGAAACGATTTACCTTTATGCTCCGCTGGCGCACCGCCTAGGTCTGTACGCCATCAAGAGCGAGCTGGAGGACCTGCACCTGAAGTACACCGATACGGAAACCTTCCGGGAGCTGACGCAGAAGGTGCGGCAGAGCCGGGGTGCGCGCAACCGCTTTATTAAGGAGTTTGTAACGCCGCTTGAGGAGGAGTTGCGGGAGCAAGGGTTTGATTTTGAAGTAAAAGGCCGGCCCAAAAGCATCTACTCCATACTGCGGAAGATGCGCAAGCAAAACATTCCTTTCGAGGAAGTGTACGATTTGTTTGCCATCCGCGTGATTCTGAACGTGCCGCCCGAGCAGGAAAAAGCCGCCTGCTGGCGCGTGTACTCCATCGTTACCGACTTCTATCAGCCCAACCCCGACCGCTTGCGCGATTGGGTGAGCACGCCCAAAGCCAACGGCTACGAGAGCCTGCACACCACGGTGATGTCGCAAACCGGCCAATGGGTGGAGGTGCAGATTCGTTCGCGGCGCATGGATGACATTGCCGAGAAAGGCTACGCCGCACACTGGAAGTACAAAGACACCGGCGCCGTGCAGCCCGAGTCGAGCCTGGAGGCGTGGATCAGCAAGGTGCGCGAGATGCTCGAAACCAACAACTCCAACGCCCTGGAGTTCATGGATGAGTTCCGCCAGAACTTGTTCGTGAAGGAAGTTTACGTCTTCACGCCCAAGGGCAAGCTCATTATTTTGCCCGACGGCGCCACGGCGCTCGACTTCGCCTTCGAAATCCATACGCACATCGGGCTGCAGTGCCTAGGTGCCAAGGTAAACCAGAAGCTGGAGCCGCTGAGCTACCGCCTGCGCAACGGCGACCAAGTGGAAATCCTGACCTCGCAGAAGCAGCGCCCCACGGAGGAATGGCTGGGGTACGTGACGACATCCAAAGCTCGCTCGCGCATTCGCGAATTCCTGCGCGACGACAAGCGCACCAAAGCCGAGGACGGTAAGTTTTTGGTAGAGAAGCGCCTGGAGCTCCTAGGGGTCGAGCAAAATCCCGACAACCTAAACCGTTTGCTGGCGCACTTCAACGTGCACAACCTGCACGAGTTTTACTACCGCTTGGCCATCGGCCAGATCGACGGGCGCGAAATAAAGGAAAGCCTGTTCGACCCGGCTACGCCGGCCCCTAGGTTGCCTTCAATGCTCGAGCCCAAGGCCTTCGACCAAGAGGTGCAGAAACTGCGCGGCGTGCGGCCCGACATGTTATTGATAGGGGAGAAGACCGACACGATTCGGTACACCATTGCTACTTGTTGCAACCCCATTCCGGGCGACGATGTGTTCGGGTTCGAAACCGATCAGAGCATCGAAATTCACCGTACTTCGTGCCCTAAAGCCACCAGCCTGATGTCGAGCTTTGGCAACCGCATTGTGCGCGCCAAATGGACGGATCAGCTCGAATTGGCTTTCCTGGCCGGTATTCGCATCAAAGGCTCCGACCGGGTGGGCTTGGTGAACGACGTAACCAAGATTATTTCCAACAGCCTCAAGGTAAACATGCGCTCCATCACCATCGACTCGGACGACGGCATGTTCGAAGGACAAATAATGGTGTTCGTGAACGACACCGCCCATCTGGAAAAGCTGATTCAGCGCCTTTCGCGGGTGCGCGGCGTACTCTCGGTTGAGCGTTTCGGTTCCTAG